GCCCCCCTTGGAGAAATCGACCAGTGCGTCGACCCGCCCCACTACTCCAAATTCTCCCTCACCGACCCCTCCACAGGCGTCACCCTCCGCGGCACTCCCGACGCCATCTTTCACATGCGTGGCGGCGGCCACACCATCGCCGACTACAAGACCGCTCGATACACCCCGGGCCAGGAAACTCTCCTCCCCATCTACCACGCCCAGCTAAACGGCTACGCCTACCTCGGCAATCGGCTGGGCCTCTCCCCAGTCTCCAAAATCGTCCTCGTCTACATGGAGCCTGTCACCGACCCGGCCACCGCCTCCCTCCCCCAGTCCGTCAACGGTCAAGGCTTCATCATGTCCCTGGCCGCCCGAATCGTTGAAGTCCCCCTGGAACCCGACAAGCTAATCCCCACCCTGCTCCATAAAGCCTCCACCCTCCACAAACTGCCCTCACCCCCGCCCTCCACCAAAGACTGCAAAGACTGCCCCATCCTCTCCGATATGTTCCGCGCCATCAGTTCTTAACGGCGTTCATTTTTGCTTCCCATGTGAACGCCTAGTAAGGACTACGATATGGCGTTCATGAGAGAGTTGATGGCCTGCGAGAAAATTCCTTCTCCCCTTGTGGGAG
This portion of the SAR202 cluster bacterium genome encodes:
- a CDS encoding PD-(D/E)XK nuclease family protein; this translates as MNGLVISAKDLGSFALDGACQRCLWLKLHLKRFPYQTFPGIFSSIDSYNKHVVNRYFHRERCLPAWLAPLGEIDQCVDPPHYSKFSLTDPSTGVTLRGTPDAIFHMRGGGHTIADYKTARYTPGQETLLPIYHAQLNGYAYLGNRLGLSPVSKIVLVYMEPVTDPATASLPQSVNGQGFIMSLAARIVEVPLEPDKLIPTLLHKASTLHKLPSPPPSTKDCKDCPILSDMFRAISS